One window from the genome of Vicugna pacos chromosome 21, VicPac4, whole genome shotgun sequence encodes:
- the FCRLB gene encoding Fc receptor-like B — protein MQAHFCCSAAAAGRSIMWALAVLLLLVSSSGQAATLEKPILSLHPPWTTIFKGERVTLRCDGYHPLLLELRPINTLWYLGHLLLPSHKKSIEVQTPGVYRCQTRGAPVSDPIHLSVSNDWLILQVPFAAVFEGEPLVLRCRGWYDKVVYKLHYYHDGHPVRYFHSSANYTVPQARTSDSGRYQCSGTMRIPVESTPMFSSKVAVTVQELFQTPVLRVTGQTEARGAALGGVMVRCETRLHPQKHDTPLQFAFYKYSRSVRRFDWGAEYTVPEPEVGELESYWCEAATATRSVRKRSPWLQLSGRGSPLDLASTTAPVPQAAALAPGSKPLSFRKPPVSRSVPSVTSVPKTTSAGLQFPAGRAPTTGPPACAPLTPLEQTDAALKPEVDLLLREMQLLKGLLSQVVLELKEPQAFPEHRETLETSSSHFAVSQGTPETTTVES, from the exons ATGCAagcacatttctgttgttctgcAGCTGCCGCAGGCAGATCCATCATGTGGGCACTGGCAGTTCTCTTGCTTCTGG TTTCAAGCAGTGGGCAAGCTG CTACTCTGGAGAAGCCCATATTGTCTCTACACCCACCCTGGACCACAATCTTCAAGGGGGAGCGGGTAACCTTGCGGTGTGATGGTTACCACCCTCTGCTCCTGGAACTCCGGCCCATCAACACCCTCTGGTATTTGGGCCACCTACTCTTGCCCTCTCACAAGAAGAGCATTGAGGTGCAGACACCAGGGGTGTATAGATGCCAGACACGGGGCGCCCCTGTCAGTGACCCCATTCACCTCTCTGTATCCAATG ACTGGCTGATTCTGCAAGTGCCCTTTGCTGCGGTGTTCGAGGGCGAGCCGTTGGTCCTGCGCTGCCGTGGTTGGTATGACAAAGTCGTCTACAAACTTCACTACTATCACGATGGCCACCCCGTGCGCTACTTCCACTCCAGCGCCAACTATACCGTGCCTCAGGCGCGCACCAGCGATAGTGGGCGCTACCAGTGCTCTGGGACCATGCGCATCCCGGTGGAGAGCACGCCTATGTTCTCCTCCAAGGTGGCCGTGACCGTGCAAG AGCTATTCCAGACGCCAGTGCTGAGGGTAACGGGCCAGACGGAGGCTCGCGGCGCGGCCCTAGGCGGGGTGATGGTGCGCTGCGAGACGCGCTTGCACCCGCAGAAGCACGACACGCCGCTACAGTTCGCCTTCTACAAGTACAGTCGCTCCGTGCGTCGCTTTGACTGGGGCGCCGAGTACACCGTCCCAGAGCCCGAGGTCGGGGAGCTGGAATCTTACTGGTGCGAGGCAGCTACTGCCACCCGCAGCGTCCGGAAACGCAGCCCGTGGCTGCAGCTCTCTGGGCGCG GTTCTCCCCTGGACTTGGCGTCCACCACCGCCCCGGTCCCACAGGCCGCGGCCTTGGCGCCCGGTAGCAAGCCACTTTCCTTTAGGAAGCCCCCGGTGTCCAGATCGGTCCCGTCGGTCACCTCTGTCCCGAAAACCACTTCAGCAGGGCTGCAGTTCCCCGCCGGCAGAGCCCCCACTACTGGGCCGCCGGCCTGCGCTCCGCTGACACCGTTGGAACAAACAGATGCAGCCCTGAAACCCGAGGTGGACCTTCTGCTCCGAGAAATGCAGCTGCTTAAAGGTCTTCTCAGCCAGGTGGTCCTGGAATTAAAGGAGCCACAGGCCTTCCCGGAACACAGGGAAACACTTGAGACCTCCTCTTCCCACTTTGCTGTGAGCCAGGGAACCCCGGAAACCACTACTGTGGAGAGCTGA
- the FCRLA gene encoding Fc receptor-like A encodes MKLGCVLTAGAFCFSPAMLWAAQMLLAGCHAAASLEALQCEGPVSTQESSCHMDDDLPGPGEVDFQVKGYTFSEPFHLVVSYDWLILQSPIRPIFEGDPLVLRCQAWQDWPLTQVTFYRDGSALGSPGPKKEFSIAVVQKADSGQYHCSATFSSPGPGSPETASPVAITVQELFPAPVLRATPSAVPQEGSPVTLSCQTELPLQRSATRLLFSFYKDSRTVRSRGPSSEFQIPTASEAHSGSYWCEAATEDNQIWKQSPKVEIRVQGPSSSAASPTMNPAPQKTAAPETTSTEPSEPLPPLSTPSSKDKGFSSPLQVPDPHLYHQMGVLIKEMQDLRVLLGHLVMEMRNLSGHLKPETTKGPAKYE; translated from the exons ATGAAGCTGGGCTGCGTCCTCACGGCTGGGGCCTTCTGCTTCTCTCCTGCAATGCTCTGGGCAGCCCAGATGCTACTGG ctggatgTCATGCTG CGGCCAGTTTGGAGGCACTCCAGTGTGAAGGACCTGTCAGCACCCAGGAGAGCAGCTGCCACATGGACGATGACCTGCCGGGCCCAGGGGAAGTTGACTTCCAGGTCAAGGGCTACACTTTCAGTGAACCCTTCCATCTGGTTGTATCCTATG ACTGGCTGATCCTTCAAAGTCCAATCAGGCCCATATTTGAAGGAGACCCACTGGTTCTACGCTGCCAGGCCTGGCAAGACTGGCCACTGACCCAGGTTACCTTCTACCGGGATGGCTCAGCCCTGGGTTCCCCTGGACCCAAGAAAGAATTCTCCATCGCGGTGGTACAAAAGGCAGACAGCGGGCAGTACCACTGCAGTGCTACCTTCAGTAGTCCTGGTCCTGGGAGCCCAGAAACAGCATCTCCTGTGGCTATCACAGTTCAAG AACTGTTTCCAGCCCCAGTTCTCAGAGCCACACCCTCAGCAGTGCCCCAAGAGGGAAGCCCAGTGACCCTGAGCTGTCAGACAGAGCTGCCCCTGCAGAGGTCAGCCACCcgcctcctcttctccttctacAAAGACAGCAGGACAGTGCGCAGCAGGGGCCCCTCCTCGGAATTCCAGATCCCCACAGCTTCAGAAGCCCACTCAGGGTCTTACTGGTGTGAAGCAGCCACTGAGGACAACCAAATTTGGAAGCAGAGCCCCAAGGTTGAGATCAGGGTTCAGG GTCCTTCCAGCTCTGCTGCATCCCCCACCATGAATCCAGCTCCGCAGAAAACAGCTGCTCCAGAAACTACTTCTACAGAGCCCTCTGAACCTCTGCCTCCACTGTCTACCCCTTCTTCTAAGGATAAAGGCTTCTCCTCTCCTCTACAGGTGCCAGACCCCCATCTGTATCACCAGATGGGAGTTCTCATCAAAGAAATGCAGGATTTGAGGGTTCTTCTTGGTCACCTGGTTATGGAGATGAGGAACTTGTCTGGCCACTTGAAGCCTGAGACCACAAAGGGTCCtgccaaatatgaataa